In one Neobacillus sp. WH10 genomic region, the following are encoded:
- a CDS encoding ABC transporter permease codes for MYIFQNSLKNIGRNKDRNILIATIIFIIIVASCTALVIKNTSNGVINDYKNRFGSVVHISPNFNIGMKTGKVPPTLTSEQQIKIAKSKYMKEVSGEVTDPAVSKSLKAVDQDADQSDAGIVMSSDGKAADPRFIPKMKVFGVSSLKKLPEFQSGQRQIIDGEYDDKLNGAIVSQEFAKLNHLTVGSKISLESVFLGDVPDDQQIKYDLTVTGIYADAKPAYPEDFPFKDPMLNNRNDIITSFDTVMKAYGKHMPIEMTLNYVLTSPSVMDDFKREIASYGVTSDKFNITADIDSYNKIVKPVEGMKSFANTFLIIVLILGSIILVLLSVIAMRERKYEVGVLRAMGMKKGKVAIGFLTEVIVITALCLAIAIPVSGVVAQPISNSMLKSQNEAIKEQDSANQTNSMNGMVIVSNGQNQDQNSSTKTIDSINTKINSETIWQIIIVALILAGISSSVSVYYISRFEPIKILSNRN; via the coding sequence ATGTACATCTTTCAAAATTCACTTAAGAATATAGGTAGGAACAAAGACCGTAATATTCTCATCGCAACGATTATTTTCATTATTATAGTGGCATCATGTACCGCGTTAGTAATCAAAAACACTAGTAATGGAGTTATCAATGACTACAAGAACCGTTTCGGTTCAGTAGTCCACATTTCACCAAATTTTAATATTGGAATGAAAACAGGAAAAGTCCCTCCTACGCTGACGTCCGAACAACAAATAAAGATTGCAAAGTCAAAATATATGAAAGAAGTTTCGGGTGAAGTAACTGATCCTGCAGTAAGTAAATCCTTAAAAGCTGTTGATCAAGACGCTGATCAAAGCGATGCTGGCATCGTAATGAGCAGTGATGGTAAGGCTGCTGATCCAAGATTTATTCCGAAAATGAAAGTATTTGGAGTTTCAAGTCTTAAAAAATTGCCTGAATTTCAATCAGGGCAACGTCAAATTATTGATGGAGAATACGACGATAAATTAAATGGGGCTATCGTGAGTCAAGAATTTGCCAAACTGAATCACCTTACTGTAGGGAGCAAAATATCCTTAGAGTCCGTTTTTCTTGGCGATGTTCCAGACGACCAACAAATTAAGTACGACTTAACAGTAACTGGGATTTACGCAGATGCAAAACCTGCTTATCCTGAAGATTTTCCATTTAAAGATCCTATGCTTAATAATAGAAATGATATTATTACAAGTTTTGATACGGTAATGAAAGCATACGGAAAGCACATGCCTATCGAAATGACTTTAAATTATGTTTTGACAAGTCCAAGTGTTATGGATGATTTCAAAAGAGAAATCGCTTCATATGGTGTAACATCTGACAAGTTCAATATAACCGCTGATATCGACAGTTATAATAAAATTGTTAAACCAGTTGAAGGAATGAAAAGTTTTGCAAATACCTTTTTGATCATTGTTCTTATATTAGGGTCAATCATCCTCGTATTGCTTTCGGTTATCGCAATGAGAGAGCGAAAATACGAAGTAGGGGTTTTAAGAGCAATGGGAATGAAGAAAGGAAAAGTTGCTATAGGATTCCTTACAGAAGTGATAGTCATTACAGCGCTATGTTTAGCTATCGCTATCCCTGTTAGTGGAGTTGTTGCGCAACCTATTTCTAACTCTATGCTTAAGAGTCAAAATGAAGCCATTAAGGAACAGGACTCAGCAAATCAAACAAACTCTATGAATGGCATGGTTATTGTAAGTAATGGTCAAAATCAAGACCAAAACTCAAGTACAAAAACAATAGATTCAATCAATACAAAAATAAATAGTGAGACAATTTGGCAAATCATTATTGTTGCTCTAATTTTAGCTGGCATTTCAAGTTCAGTGAGTGTTTACTATATATCAAGATTTGAACCAATAAAGATTTTATCAAATAGAAACTAA
- a CDS encoding ABC transporter ATP-binding protein, whose translation MSLLHVKDVHYRYEGAKNTVLKDINATFEKGKIYAIVGKSGSGKTTLLSLLAGLDICTEGEIVYNGQNLKKIDRDNYRAKSIGVVFQGYNLLINVTAVDNVMLSMNISGVAVRDKKEYVYQLLENVGINRDTANRKVLKLSGGEQQRVGIARALSHTPDIVIADEPTGNLDSKTENGIMNIFTNLAHQEDKCVIIVTHSKSVASYADEILGIKDGKMQLVK comes from the coding sequence ATGAGTTTATTACACGTAAAAGATGTACACTATCGTTATGAAGGTGCAAAAAATACAGTATTAAAGGATATTAACGCAACTTTTGAAAAGGGAAAAATCTATGCAATCGTTGGAAAATCAGGTTCAGGGAAGACGACACTACTTTCTCTCCTTGCTGGATTAGATATATGTACTGAAGGCGAAATAGTTTACAATGGACAAAATTTGAAAAAGATTGATCGAGACAACTATCGTGCGAAAAGTATCGGAGTTGTATTCCAAGGATACAATTTGTTAATCAATGTTACTGCGGTTGACAACGTTATGTTGTCTATGAATATTAGTGGTGTTGCAGTTAGAGATAAAAAAGAGTATGTATATCAGTTGCTGGAAAATGTAGGGATTAACCGTGACACGGCAAATCGAAAGGTCTTAAAGCTTTCCGGTGGTGAACAACAGCGTGTTGGCATCGCGAGAGCATTATCACATACTCCAGATATTGTGATTGCTGACGAACCAACAGGAAACTTAGATTCAAAGACTGAGAATGGCATTATGAATATATTCACTAATCTGGCTCATCAAGAAGATAAATGCGTCATCATTGTTACTCACTCAAAATCAGTAGCGAGCTACGCCGATGAGATTTTGGGAATAAAAGACGGAAAGATGCAACTTGTAAAATAA
- the napA gene encoding nitrate reductase catalytic subunit NapA, with the protein MGLELTRRSLIKATAVSMTLAAAGCSKKDKSSELNRAQAASVEPDEWKTTVCRFCGTGCGILVGVKDGKIIATKGDPDNRSNKGLNCIKGYYVGKILFGKDRLTKPLIRADKTKKGTMEGFREATWEEALDLVAKKLKEAYDADPKSVAFYGSGQQSIMEGYASVKLWKAGLLSNNIDPNARHCMASAVAGFMTTFQSDEPMGSYRDLDETDVYVTWGANMAEMHPVLYSRLTARKLKESGVKHYDITTRHSRTSELADVVMVFRPQTDLAIANAIANYLIQNNLYDQQFVNEHSQFKAGTENIGHTFDDNYEATDVGKAADQDWVITFDEFKTRVSEYTIEKAAQMSGVPAQDIEALAKDFADPNKKIVSLWTMGVNQHTRGTWMNNLIYNIHLLSGKIAKPGSGPFSLTGQPSACGTAREVGVFSHRLPSDMVVKNPEHRRYSELIWNLPEGYLDPIENPGMHTVKMFRELGNGKVKFLWSMSNNWGQTNPKLNRYRGHDADGKGVIDGFIVVSDVYPTRSTEMADVVFPAAMWVEREGQFGNAERRTSIFEKCVEPPGEAKWDLWAIVQVAKRVLDGKMINDQPAFDVLFGMVWDKKKNDLLEDQHEVNRLLWEEYRLFTNPHEHPNKAAQELGAKLKMKAKQMAPYDEYLKQHGICWPVRKVNGKWLETSWRYSYGKQEDGFDQYGVEEFGHKGKYKDLDFYKSADHKPAILFRPFEEAAEVPDQEYPFWLCTGRVLEHWHSGTMTRRVPELHKAFPEALCEIHPDDAKEMGLKTGDMVKVISRRGEVKVKATTTGRGNPPKGLIYVPFFAEETLINLVTLDCYCPISKQTDFKKCAVKIVKA; encoded by the coding sequence ATGGGCTTGGAACTAACAAGGAGATCACTAATAAAAGCGACAGCTGTATCGATGACGCTTGCAGCCGCGGGGTGCAGTAAAAAAGACAAAAGCTCTGAACTAAACAGGGCACAGGCAGCAAGTGTTGAACCAGATGAATGGAAGACTACAGTATGTCGCTTTTGTGGTACCGGGTGCGGTATTTTAGTGGGTGTAAAGGATGGCAAGATAATTGCTACAAAAGGTGATCCGGATAACCGTTCGAACAAAGGGCTTAACTGTATTAAAGGGTATTATGTAGGAAAAATCCTCTTTGGTAAAGATCGTTTAACAAAGCCGCTTATCCGTGCAGATAAGACCAAAAAAGGTACAATGGAAGGTTTTAGAGAAGCCACGTGGGAGGAAGCATTAGACTTAGTTGCGAAAAAATTGAAGGAAGCATATGATGCTGACCCTAAATCTGTTGCTTTTTATGGATCGGGACAACAATCGATTATGGAAGGGTACGCATCAGTTAAGTTGTGGAAAGCAGGTCTGTTAAGCAATAATATCGACCCGAATGCCCGACACTGTATGGCAAGTGCTGTAGCTGGATTTATGACGACCTTTCAATCAGATGAACCAATGGGCTCTTATCGCGATTTGGACGAAACAGATGTGTATGTCACATGGGGAGCTAACATGGCGGAAATGCATCCGGTTCTATACTCGCGCCTCACTGCCCGCAAACTGAAGGAAAGTGGCGTCAAGCATTATGACATAACCACAAGACACTCACGGACATCAGAGCTTGCCGATGTGGTCATGGTATTCAGGCCGCAAACAGATTTAGCGATTGCCAATGCCATTGCCAATTATCTCATCCAAAATAACTTGTATGATCAACAATTTGTCAATGAACATTCGCAGTTCAAGGCGGGAACTGAAAACATCGGCCACACCTTTGATGATAATTATGAAGCAACAGATGTTGGAAAAGCAGCTGATCAAGATTGGGTCATCACCTTTGATGAATTTAAGACAAGGGTTTCGGAATATACGATTGAAAAAGCAGCGCAAATGTCTGGTGTACCGGCACAAGATATAGAGGCACTTGCAAAAGATTTCGCCGACCCAAATAAAAAGATTGTCTCACTATGGACAATGGGGGTCAACCAGCATACGAGAGGCACTTGGATGAACAATCTCATTTATAACATTCATCTTCTATCAGGAAAAATCGCCAAACCTGGAAGCGGTCCATTCTCCTTAACAGGGCAGCCAAGTGCCTGTGGTACGGCTCGGGAAGTAGGGGTTTTCTCGCATCGACTGCCATCGGATATGGTCGTTAAGAATCCAGAGCATCGCCGCTATTCAGAATTGATTTGGAACCTTCCGGAAGGTTACCTTGATCCTATCGAAAACCCAGGTATGCATACGGTCAAAATGTTCCGTGAATTAGGAAATGGCAAAGTAAAATTTTTATGGAGCATGTCTAATAACTGGGGGCAAACAAATCCGAAACTAAATAGATACCGCGGGCATGATGCGGACGGTAAAGGTGTCATCGATGGGTTTATTGTCGTTTCCGATGTTTACCCAACCCGCTCAACGGAAATGGCGGATGTTGTTTTTCCAGCGGCGATGTGGGTTGAACGTGAGGGGCAATTTGGAAATGCCGAGCGCCGGACATCGATATTTGAAAAATGCGTTGAGCCGCCAGGTGAAGCAAAGTGGGATTTATGGGCGATTGTACAGGTGGCAAAGCGGGTATTGGATGGAAAAATGATTAACGATCAACCGGCGTTTGATGTTCTTTTTGGAATGGTATGGGATAAAAAGAAAAATGATCTCCTTGAAGATCAACACGAAGTGAATCGCCTTCTATGGGAGGAATACCGCCTATTCACAAATCCGCATGAACATCCAAACAAAGCTGCCCAAGAGCTGGGTGCTAAATTGAAAATGAAAGCAAAACAAATGGCACCTTATGATGAATATTTGAAGCAGCATGGAATTTGTTGGCCTGTTCGAAAAGTGAATGGCAAATGGCTAGAAACAAGTTGGCGCTATTCCTATGGTAAGCAAGAGGATGGATTTGACCAGTACGGTGTAGAGGAATTCGGACATAAAGGCAAATACAAAGACTTAGATTTCTATAAATCTGCTGATCATAAACCAGCGATTCTATTCCGGCCTTTTGAGGAAGCAGCGGAAGTACCGGATCAGGAATATCCATTCTGGCTGTGTACAGGTCGGGTATTAGAACATTGGCACAGCGGGACGATGACGAGAAGGGTTCCGGAACTTCATAAGGCATTCCCGGAAGCACTTTGTGAAATCCACCCTGATGATGCTAAGGAAATGGGCCTTAAAACAGGTGATATGGTAAAAGTGATCTCACGCCGCGGTGAAGTAAAAGTAAAGGCAACGACAACCGGGCGCGGGAACCCGCCTAAGGGACTTATTTATGTACCATTCTTCGCCGAAGAAACACTGATTAATCTCGTAACCTTGGATTGCTATTGTCCAATTTCCAAGCAGACAGATTTTAAAAAATGTGCAGTTAAAATTGTAAAGGCTTAA
- a CDS encoding nitrate reductase cytochrome c-type subunit has product MKEKGILYIFAFIIVLAAAIGATKLQWDLGSTETASTVKSKPVLVQLTEKGRPDAETMGLLNAPPLQPATHVDRWNPKLHQDSCLACHGKPDTGAPTPTAGHFYDNDTKGKVFRDNCIQCHAQQNETKTKTAFNK; this is encoded by the coding sequence ATGAAGGAAAAAGGAATTCTTTATATCTTTGCTTTTATCATCGTTCTGGCGGCTGCAATTGGCGCGACCAAGCTGCAGTGGGATTTAGGATCAACCGAAACAGCAAGTACGGTAAAGTCCAAGCCGGTGCTTGTGCAATTGACCGAAAAAGGAAGACCTGATGCCGAAACTATGGGTCTATTAAATGCACCGCCGCTGCAGCCAGCGACCCACGTGGATCGTTGGAATCCTAAGCTCCATCAAGATAGCTGTCTCGCCTGTCATGGAAAGCCGGACACAGGGGCACCAACACCAACAGCTGGCCACTTCTATGATAATGATACAAAAGGAAAGGTTTTTAGGGATAATTGTATCCAATGTCATGCCCAGCAAAACGAGACAAAAACAAAAACTGCTTTTAATAAATAA
- a CDS encoding chaperone NapD, with protein MVISGIYIETIPGKARGAAEKLALLNGVEIHDIHEDKKVILTIETDTVDQSYRTAEKFKNIDGVLTICLVYTNFEDEPYYQEAAGGQ; from the coding sequence ATGGTAATTTCGGGAATTTACATTGAAACAATCCCTGGGAAAGCAAGGGGTGCCGCAGAAAAACTGGCTTTATTAAATGGTGTAGAAATCCATGATATTCATGAGGATAAAAAGGTAATCCTGACGATAGAGACTGATACCGTGGATCAAAGCTATCGAACTGCTGAAAAATTTAAAAATATTGATGGTGTTCTGACTATTTGTCTAGTATATACAAACTTCGAAGATGAACCCTATTATCAAGAGGCAGCTGGTGGTCAATGA
- a CDS encoding 4Fe-4S dicluster domain-containing protein: MTERLNRREFINLNWESTIGFLGNFLAPQMDVERDFFRPPGSISELEFLTTCTRCGKCGEICPEQSIRLFPLSSGAKLVNTPVLDPNESPCTFCQKCIEVCRDNALNLDAYKKQPFLGYIKVHKNRCLGFQQVMCDYCVRACPVDGALRIDNGVPVISKQHCTGCGICVPSCMADGSALQVIIKET, encoded by the coding sequence ATGACCGAGAGATTAAATAGACGAGAATTTATCAACTTAAATTGGGAATCGACAATTGGCTTTTTGGGGAATTTTCTTGCACCACAAATGGATGTTGAACGGGATTTTTTTCGTCCGCCAGGTTCTATTAGTGAGTTAGAATTTCTTACAACATGCACAAGATGTGGGAAGTGCGGAGAAATCTGTCCCGAGCAGAGCATCCGATTGTTTCCTTTATCGAGTGGTGCAAAGCTAGTTAATACACCAGTTTTAGACCCGAATGAGTCGCCATGCACTTTTTGCCAAAAGTGTATCGAGGTTTGCAGGGATAATGCTTTAAACCTGGATGCTTATAAAAAACAACCCTTTCTTGGTTATATAAAGGTGCATAAGAACAGATGTCTTGGGTTTCAACAAGTCATGTGCGATTACTGTGTACGCGCATGTCCCGTTGATGGTGCCCTAAGGATTGATAACGGGGTTCCCGTCATTTCAAAGCAGCACTGCACTGGCTGTGGAATCTGTGTTCCAAGCTGTATGGCAGACGGAAGTGCATTACAGGTAATAATAAAAGAAACATAG
- a CDS encoding DNA-3-methyladenine glycosylase I yields MNRCGWVNQDPLYIDYHDHEWGVPVYDDRLLFEYLNLEGAQAGLSWYTILKKRENYRKAFDQFEAEKIVRYDEEKLAELLHNEGIVRNKLKINAVITNAKAYLKVVEEFGSFHNYIWSFVDGKPIQNHFKEMKDVPATTEISDKLSKDLKKRGFKFVGSTICYAFMQATGMVNDHIVTCDCYTRKKEVRS; encoded by the coding sequence ATGAATAGATGCGGATGGGTGAATCAGGACCCATTATATATCGATTATCATGACCATGAGTGGGGTGTACCTGTTTATGATGACCGCTTGCTGTTTGAGTATTTAAATCTCGAAGGGGCTCAAGCCGGCCTGAGCTGGTATACTATCTTAAAAAAACGTGAGAATTACCGCAAAGCATTTGATCAATTTGAAGCTGAAAAAATTGTACGCTATGATGAGGAAAAACTCGCAGAACTTTTACATAATGAAGGAATTGTCAGAAATAAGCTAAAAATTAATGCTGTCATTACGAATGCCAAGGCATATTTAAAGGTAGTTGAGGAATTCGGTTCCTTCCATAACTATATTTGGTCATTTGTCGACGGGAAACCAATCCAAAATCATTTCAAAGAAATGAAAGATGTCCCGGCAACAACTGAAATTAGTGATAAACTAAGCAAGGATCTAAAGAAACGCGGTTTTAAATTTGTCGGCTCGACGATTTGTTACGCGTTCATGCAGGCAACAGGTATGGTGAATGACCATATTGTCACATGTGATTGTTATACTAGAAAAAAAGAAGTGAGATCATAA
- a CDS encoding TetR/AcrR family transcriptional regulator has translation MPDREDKLVGEFPFVPKQERAQQKRNALIESGYALFNSKGYELTTAKEIAAHAGVATGTFYRYFSDKRQLLMSLLEDKLEKFLPPEPSWISRDPEAVLAVLLEAHYERLNEVGLKRVLPELLSKDPELAEVLGAARKKLHARIHFGLKQASENGLTWSDLDLDTVSWAVMVLVENGQELESQCGKRVDYQEMAKVICRMVFPPEAIEDLQNREID, from the coding sequence ATGCCAGACCGTGAAGATAAGCTTGTTGGTGAATTTCCGTTTGTCCCGAAACAGGAACGCGCGCAGCAAAAAAGAAATGCCCTGATTGAAAGCGGGTATGCCTTATTTAATTCTAAAGGGTACGAGCTGACAACAGCAAAGGAAATTGCCGCCCATGCCGGTGTAGCAACCGGAACCTTTTATCGGTATTTTTCAGATAAACGGCAGCTGTTAATGTCGCTATTAGAAGATAAATTAGAGAAGTTTCTACCACCAGAACCAAGCTGGATTTCGCGTGACCCAGAAGCGGTATTGGCTGTGCTATTAGAAGCACATTATGAACGGCTTAATGAGGTAGGACTTAAACGTGTACTTCCTGAGTTGTTGTCCAAAGACCCAGAGCTAGCAGAGGTGTTGGGGGCGGCACGGAAGAAACTCCATGCTAGGATTCATTTCGGTTTAAAACAAGCGAGTGAAAATGGATTAACCTGGTCGGATTTGGATTTAGATACAGTCTCATGGGCAGTCATGGTTTTAGTGGAGAATGGCCAGGAATTAGAGAGCCAATGTGGAAAAAGAGTAGATTATCAGGAAATGGCAAAGGTGATTTGCCGAATGGTTTTTCCTCCTGAAGCAATTGAAGATTTACAGAATAGAGAAATAGATTAA
- a CDS encoding GTP pyrophosphokinase family protein, giving the protein MMAYKFAIDEMSTKINILKEEFNYVHDYNPIEHVKSRLKSPESIFKKVYRKGYEVSIPSIKENIRDIAGIRITCSFISDIYELAKMISNQKDVRVVDCKDYIKNPKPNGYQSLHLILEIPIFMSDREELTNVEVQIRTIAMDFWASLEHKIYYKYNKEVPSHMIEELKDAATIAAQLDRKMERLNKEISEIKQADDEKEEVIFNKYNLNLGFLDAIIKK; this is encoded by the coding sequence ATGATGGCCTATAAGTTTGCAATAGACGAAATGAGTACGAAAATTAATATCTTAAAAGAGGAATTCAATTATGTTCATGACTATAATCCAATAGAGCATGTAAAATCACGATTAAAATCACCGGAAAGTATTTTCAAGAAAGTGTATCGGAAAGGATATGAAGTTTCTATCCCTTCAATCAAAGAAAATATTAGGGATATCGCAGGGATTCGAATTACATGTTCATTTATTTCAGATATTTACGAGTTAGCTAAGATGATTAGTAATCAAAAAGACGTTCGGGTTGTCGATTGTAAGGATTATATAAAAAATCCAAAGCCGAATGGCTATCAAAGTCTCCATTTAATATTAGAAATTCCGATTTTCATGTCCGATCGCGAGGAATTAACGAATGTCGAAGTTCAAATTCGGACGATTGCCATGGATTTTTGGGCAAGCTTAGAACACAAGATTTATTACAAATATAACAAGGAAGTTCCAAGCCATATGATTGAGGAATTAAAAGATGCAGCAACCATAGCAGCCCAGTTGGATCGGAAAATGGAGCGTCTTAACAAAGAAATATCTGAGATTAAACAAGCTGATGATGAAAAGGAAGAGGTCATATTTAATAAATATAATTTAAACCTTGGATTTTTGGACGCTATTATTAAAAAATAG
- a CDS encoding heavy metal translocating P-type ATPase, with the protein MSSHIKEVQLPITGMTCAACAIRIEKGLKKQEGVQEASVNLALEKATIKYDPAETNVNNFIKKIDDLGYGVLSEKVEFDIIGMTCAACAVRIEKGLNKLEGVNKAAVNLALETAGVEFNPSQINIQEIVKKVEQIGYEAKVMQDKAGDSTDHREREIEKQKGKFIFSLILAFPLLWAMVSHFEFTSFIYLPDMLMNPWVQLALATPVQFIVGKQFYVGAYKALRNGSANMDVLVALGTSAAYFYSLYLSIVSIRSGQHMVELYFETSAVLITLIILGKLFEARAKGRSSEAIKKLMGLQAKTATVLREGKEVEVSLEEVVVGDIIFVKPGEKVPVDGEIIEGRSALDESMLTGESVPVDKTVGDTIIGATINKNGFLKIKATKVGKDTALAQIIKVVEEAQGSKAPIQRLADQISGIFVPIVVGIAAVTFLVWFIWVSPGNFAEALEKMIAVLVIACPCALGLATPTSIMAGSGRAAEVGVLFKGGEHLEMTHRITTIVLDKTGTVTNGKPVLTDVIVDGDFSEQLFLQLVGSAEKQSEHPLAEAIVSGIKEKGIDFLEVKEFEAIPGYGIKAVVNDRVLLIGTRKLLNKYDIAFKAAGMKMEALEENGKTAMLVAIDGTFAGIVAVADTVKETSKAAIKKLKDMGLEVIMMTGDNVRTANAIANEVGVDAVIAEVLPEGKADEVKKLQLQGKRVAMVGDGINDAPALAIADIGMAIGTGTDVAMEAADITLMRGDLTSIADAIVMSKKTIRNIKQNLFWAFGYNTLGIPVAAIGLLAPWLAGAAMAFSSVSVVLNALRLQRVKLN; encoded by the coding sequence ATGAGTTCTCACATAAAAGAGGTACAATTACCGATTACAGGAATGACGTGTGCTGCCTGTGCGATCCGTATTGAAAAAGGATTAAAAAAGCAAGAAGGGGTTCAAGAAGCGTCAGTGAATTTAGCACTTGAAAAGGCGACAATCAAATATGATCCAGCGGAAACAAATGTAAATAATTTCATCAAGAAGATTGATGATCTTGGATATGGGGTTTTATCAGAAAAAGTGGAATTTGACATCATTGGCATGACGTGTGCGGCATGTGCGGTGCGAATTGAAAAAGGATTGAACAAACTTGAAGGAGTAAATAAAGCTGCTGTAAATTTAGCGCTTGAAACAGCAGGGGTGGAATTTAATCCTTCACAAATAAACATCCAAGAAATCGTAAAAAAAGTAGAGCAAATTGGCTATGAGGCAAAGGTAATGCAGGACAAAGCAGGAGACAGTACGGACCATCGTGAAAGGGAAATCGAAAAGCAGAAAGGAAAGTTTATCTTTTCATTGATCTTAGCATTTCCACTATTATGGGCAATGGTCAGTCACTTTGAGTTTACATCGTTTATTTATCTTCCTGACATGCTGATGAACCCGTGGGTACAATTAGCACTAGCAACACCCGTTCAGTTCATTGTTGGAAAGCAGTTTTATGTAGGTGCATATAAGGCACTTAGAAATGGCAGTGCCAACATGGATGTCTTAGTGGCACTGGGAACATCCGCTGCATATTTCTACAGTCTATACTTGTCTATCGTTTCAATCCGTTCAGGGCAGCACATGGTTGAACTTTATTTTGAAACGAGTGCGGTGTTAATCACGCTGATTATTTTAGGGAAATTGTTTGAAGCTCGTGCAAAAGGCCGTTCTTCAGAAGCGATTAAGAAATTGATGGGTCTTCAAGCAAAAACGGCAACAGTTTTAAGAGAGGGAAAAGAAGTTGAGGTATCTTTAGAGGAAGTCGTGGTTGGCGATATTATTTTTGTTAAGCCTGGTGAAAAGGTTCCTGTCGATGGGGAAATTATCGAGGGACGCTCGGCTCTCGATGAATCGATGCTGACAGGAGAAAGTGTTCCGGTTGATAAAACCGTCGGTGATACGATAATTGGTGCAACGATCAACAAAAATGGATTCTTAAAAATAAAAGCTACTAAAGTCGGCAAAGATACAGCCTTAGCACAAATTATTAAAGTAGTGGAAGAAGCTCAAGGCTCAAAAGCACCGATCCAACGGTTAGCTGATCAAATCTCTGGAATTTTCGTGCCGATTGTCGTTGGAATTGCGGCGGTAACGTTCTTAGTTTGGTTTATTTGGGTAAGTCCAGGAAACTTCGCCGAAGCGCTGGAAAAAATGATTGCTGTTCTGGTCATCGCTTGTCCTTGTGCATTAGGTCTGGCAACTCCGACATCCATTATGGCAGGCTCTGGCCGTGCAGCAGAAGTGGGTGTTTTATTTAAAGGCGGGGAGCATTTGGAAATGACACATAGGATCACAACGATTGTTTTAGATAAAACTGGTACAGTGACAAATGGAAAACCTGTGTTAACCGATGTAATTGTTGATGGAGATTTTTCTGAACAACTATTTTTACAATTAGTTGGATCTGCAGAAAAACAATCTGAGCATCCATTGGCTGAGGCAATAGTAAGTGGCATTAAGGAAAAAGGGATTGATTTCTTAGAAGTAAAGGAGTTTGAGGCCATTCCTGGATATGGAATTAAAGCGGTAGTTAATGACAGGGTCTTATTAATCGGAACCCGTAAATTGCTGAATAAATATGACATTGCCTTTAAAGCAGCCGGTATGAAAATGGAAGCACTCGAGGAAAATGGAAAAACAGCGATGCTTGTTGCAATAGATGGTACTTTTGCTGGAATCGTTGCTGTAGCTGATACAGTAAAAGAAACGTCAAAAGCAGCAATAAAAAAATTAAAGGATATGGGGCTTGAAGTGATTATGATGACGGGTGATAACGTCCGGACTGCAAATGCAATTGCAAACGAGGTAGGTGTTGACGCCGTGATCGCGGAGGTATTACCAGAAGGGAAAGCCGACGAGGTAAAAAAATTACAGCTCCAAGGGAAGCGGGTAGCCATGGTTGGTGATGGGATCAATGACGCTCCGGCCCTTGCGATTGCTGATATCGGTATGGCAATTGGTACTGGAACGGATGTTGCCATGGAAGCAGCCGACATTACGTTAATGAGGGGCGACTTAACAAGTATTGCAGATGCGATCGTCATGAGTAAGAAGACGATTCGCAATATCAAACAAAATTTATTCTGGGCGTTTGGCTATAACACACTCGGTATCCCAGTGGCTGCTATTGGTTTACTCGCACCATGGCTTGCCGGTGCTGCGATGGCATTTAGTTCAGTTTCAGTTGTATTGAATGCACTTAGATTGCAACGAGTTAAATTGAACTAG
- a CDS encoding metal-sensitive transcriptional regulator: MSLDHLNDEEIIEDSCCTHVGSQRKSHHSDKVKNNLVTRLNRIEGQIRGIKGLIEKDTYCDDVINQISATQSALNSVAKILLEGHMKSCVVERIQEGDFEVLDEVLVTIQKLMKK, translated from the coding sequence ATGTCTTTGGACCACCTGAATGACGAAGAAATTATTGAAGATTCCTGCTGTACACATGTGGGAAGCCAGCGAAAGAGTCACCATTCGGATAAAGTGAAAAATAATCTGGTTACAAGACTTAACCGGATTGAAGGTCAAATACGCGGCATTAAAGGGTTAATTGAAAAAGATACGTACTGTGATGATGTCATAAATCAAATTTCCGCCACCCAATCGGCATTAAATAGCGTTGCCAAAATTTTACTAGAAGGCCATATGAAGAGCTGCGTTGTCGAGAGAATCCAAGAAGGAGATTTTGAGGTCTTGGATGAGGTTCTTGTCACCATCCAAAAATTAATGAAAAAATAA